A window of Actinobacillus suis ATCC 33415 contains these coding sequences:
- a CDS encoding ABC transporter permease subunit: MFSFILKRLLMVIPTFLAITLITFALVHLIPGDPIEIRMGERGLDPAVHAQMMAQLGLDLPLHEQYFNYIKGVFQGDLGNSFRNNEPVLKEFFTLFPATVELAFFALLWSLIFGIFLGVIAAVKKDSWISHTVTTLSLTGYSMPIFWWGLILILYFSTPLGLPASGRLPSEYWIEAETGFMLYDTWVSDESGAFIAAIKSLILPSIVLGTIPLAVVTRMTRSSMLEVLGEDYIRTAKAKGLNTTRIVIVHALRNALIPVVTVVGLIVGQLLSGAVLTENIFSWPGIGKWIIDAINARDYPVLQGSVLIIATIIILVNLTVDLIYGVVNPRIRHN; the protein is encoded by the coding sequence ATGTTTTCATTTATTCTTAAACGTCTTTTGATGGTTATCCCAACCTTTTTGGCGATAACGTTAATTACTTTTGCCTTAGTGCATTTAATTCCGGGCGACCCGATTGAAATTCGGATGGGAGAGCGTGGCTTAGATCCGGCAGTTCACGCTCAGATGATGGCGCAGCTCGGTTTAGATTTACCGCTGCATGAGCAGTATTTTAATTATATTAAAGGGGTGTTTCAGGGCGATCTCGGTAATTCATTTCGTAACAATGAGCCGGTGTTAAAAGAGTTTTTCACACTGTTTCCGGCAACGGTTGAATTAGCCTTCTTTGCGTTGTTATGGTCGCTGATATTTGGGATTTTCCTTGGTGTAATTGCTGCGGTGAAGAAAGATTCGTGGATTTCACATACAGTAACCACTTTATCTTTAACCGGTTATTCGATGCCGATTTTCTGGTGGGGCTTAATCTTAATTCTCTATTTTTCCACACCGTTAGGCTTACCGGCTTCCGGACGTTTACCTTCCGAATATTGGATTGAAGCGGAAACCGGCTTTATGCTGTATGACACTTGGGTTTCAGATGAGTCGGGGGCATTTATTGCCGCAATTAAATCACTAATTTTGCCTTCGATCGTGTTAGGCACTATTCCATTGGCAGTGGTGACGCGTATGACCCGTTCTTCAATGCTGGAAGTGTTAGGCGAAGATTATATTCGTACCGCAAAAGCGAAAGGTTTGAATACCACTCGCATTGTGATTGTCCATGCGTTACGTAATGCCTTGATTCCGGTGGTTACTGTAGTGGGACTGATTGTGGGGCAGTTACTTTCTGGGGCGGTACTTACAGAAAATATTTTCTCGTGGCCGGGTATTGGTAAATGGATTATCGATGCGATTAATGCTCGTGACTATCCGGTTTTACAAGGTTCAGTGCTAATTATTGCGACGATTATTATTTTAGTGAACTTAACCGTTGATTTAATTTATGGTGTAGTTAACCCAAGAATTCGCCATAACTAA
- a CDS encoding ABC transporter substrate-binding protein, which produces MKKLTKLSLFSLAIAASSSALATPKTFVYCLEASPTYLNPQFATDGGTLDATSQTIFNRLVDFAKGETSVMPSLAEKWDVSEDGKSYTFYLRKGVKFHSTKDFKPSRDFNADDVVFSFNRQLDPNHPFHKVSGGNYEYFIGMDMGNIIQNVEKVDDYTVKINLKVPNAPFLANIAMDFASIFSAEYAEKLLKAGTPEKLDQNPVGTGPFQFVDYQKDSQIRYKGFEQYWEGKPAIDRLVFAITPDASVRMAKLQKGECHAAPYPNPADLEALKKDPNINLMTKPGLNIGYLHFNTQKKPFDDVKVRQALNYAINKEAIIQSVYQGSGEKAKNPIPPTMWSYNDEVKDYDYDPEKAKALLKEAGLEKGFDTEVWAMPVSRPYNPNARRMAELIQEDWKKVGVNAKIVSYEWGEYLNRMRDGEHTTGMMGWNGDNGDPDNFLNTLLSCAAVKQGSNYAKFCHKDFDKLMTDAVQTTDKAKRTELYKQAQVLFKEQAPWVTIAHSTTYFPVRKEVTGYVISPFSLHNFYGVDLEAK; this is translated from the coding sequence ATGAAAAAACTCACAAAACTTTCTTTGTTCTCATTGGCTATTGCCGCCTCGAGTTCGGCTTTGGCTACACCTAAAACATTCGTCTACTGCTTAGAAGCCTCACCTACTTACTTAAATCCTCAATTTGCAACAGACGGTGGTACGCTTGATGCGACCAGCCAAACGATTTTTAACCGATTAGTAGATTTCGCTAAGGGGGAAACTTCAGTTATGCCTTCTTTAGCGGAAAAATGGGATGTGTCAGAAGACGGTAAAAGTTATACCTTTTATTTACGTAAAGGGGTGAAATTCCATTCAACTAAAGATTTTAAACCAAGCCGTGATTTTAATGCGGACGATGTAGTGTTCTCATTCAATCGTCAATTAGATCCGAATCACCCTTTCCATAAGGTATCCGGTGGTAACTATGAATATTTTATCGGTATGGATATGGGCAATATTATTCAAAATGTTGAGAAAGTGGATGATTATACGGTTAAAATTAATCTAAAAGTGCCGAATGCACCATTCTTAGCGAATATTGCAATGGACTTTGCTTCGATTTTCTCTGCGGAATATGCTGAGAAATTATTAAAAGCGGGTACGCCGGAAAAATTAGATCAAAATCCGGTTGGTACAGGCCCATTCCAATTTGTTGATTACCAAAAAGATTCTCAGATTCGTTACAAGGGCTTTGAGCAATATTGGGAAGGTAAACCGGCGATTGACCGTTTAGTCTTTGCGATTACACCGGATGCATCGGTGCGTATGGCGAAATTACAAAAAGGTGAATGCCATGCCGCACCTTACCCGAATCCGGCTGATCTGGAAGCATTGAAAAAAGATCCGAATATCAATTTAATGACCAAACCGGGTTTAAATATCGGCTATTTACATTTCAATACGCAGAAAAAACCGTTTGATGATGTGAAAGTGCGTCAAGCGTTAAACTATGCGATTAATAAAGAGGCGATTATTCAGTCTGTTTATCAAGGTTCCGGCGAAAAAGCGAAAAATCCGATTCCACCGACAATGTGGAGCTATAACGATGAAGTGAAGGATTATGACTATGATCCGGAAAAAGCCAAAGCCTTGTTAAAAGAAGCCGGATTGGAAAAAGGTTTTGATACCGAAGTGTGGGCAATGCCGGTTTCTCGTCCGTATAACCCGAATGCACGCCGTATGGCGGAGCTTATCCAAGAAGATTGGAAAAAAGTGGGTGTGAATGCCAAAATCGTGAGTTACGAATGGGGTGAATATCTCAATCGTATGCGTGACGGCGAACATACAACCGGTATGATGGGCTGGAACGGTGATAACGGCGATCCGGATAACTTCCTAAATACCTTATTAAGTTGTGCGGCGGTAAAACAAGGTTCTAACTATGCAAAATTCTGTCATAAAGATTTTGATAAGTTAATGACCGATGCAGTTCAAACAACTGATAAAGCAAAACGTACCGAGCTTTATAAACAAGCGCAAGTACTTTTCAAAGAACAAGCACCATGGGTAACCATTGCTCACTCAACCACTTATTTCCCGGTTCGTAAGGAAGTAACAGGTTATGTGATTAGTCCATTTAGCTTACATAATTTCTACGGTGTTGATTTAGAGGCAAAATAA
- a CDS encoding ABC transporter substrate-binding protein codes for MQKFFSLSAFTLLLFSNSALAAPKTFTYCIESSPTFLNPQIGTDGATLDVAQALYNRLIDFEPGTTNLIPSLAEKWDISVDGKTYTFYLRKGVKFHKNKEFTPSRHFNADDVLFVFNRQLNKYNYFHNVSGGNYEFFLGMDMPNIIEKVEKVDTYVVKFHLKVPNAPFLANLAMDFASISSAEYADQMLKAGTPEKVDTAPIGTGPFEFAGLQKDAYVRFKAFDDYWQGRAKLDRLVFSVTPDATVRYAKLQKNECQAMPYPNPADIAQMKADTNLQVLEKSGLNIGYITFNLDKKPLDNQKVRQALNYAVNKQAILESVYQGTGSVAKNPMPPTIWGYNDEIQDYEYNPEKAKALLKEAGLENGFETELWAMPVSRPYNPNARRMAEMVQEDWKQIGVNAKIVSFEWGEYLKRMEQGEHSTGMMGWTGDNGDPDNFLNTLLSCNAVKQGSNYAHFCDKSYNDLVTQAAQEPDKVKRKALYKQAQVIFKQQAPWLPIAHSTTYFPMRKEVTGYTVSPFLSHNFYRAELGNN; via the coding sequence ATGCAAAAATTTTTCTCTTTATCAGCGTTTACGTTGTTACTTTTCTCTAATTCGGCACTCGCTGCTCCTAAAACATTTACTTATTGTATTGAATCTTCGCCTACTTTTTTAAACCCGCAAATCGGCACAGACGGTGCAACATTAGATGTGGCACAAGCGTTATATAATCGTTTAATTGATTTTGAACCGGGTACAACAAATCTTATTCCTTCATTAGCTGAAAAATGGGATATTTCTGTGGATGGTAAAACCTATACCTTTTATTTACGTAAAGGGGTTAAGTTTCATAAGAATAAAGAATTTACCCCTTCTCGTCATTTCAATGCTGATGATGTGTTGTTTGTCTTTAATCGCCAATTAAATAAATATAATTATTTCCATAATGTTTCGGGCGGAAACTATGAGTTTTTCTTAGGTATGGATATGCCTAATATCATTGAAAAAGTCGAAAAAGTGGATACTTATGTAGTCAAATTCCACTTAAAAGTGCCGAATGCGCCGTTTTTAGCAAATCTTGCAATGGATTTCGCTTCGATTTCTTCCGCTGAATATGCCGACCAAATGTTAAAAGCCGGCACGCCGGAAAAAGTCGATACCGCACCGATAGGTACAGGGCCGTTTGAATTTGCTGGTTTACAAAAAGATGCTTATGTGCGTTTTAAAGCTTTCGATGATTATTGGCAAGGCAGAGCGAAATTAGACCGCTTGGTATTTAGTGTGACGCCGGATGCGACTGTTCGTTATGCCAAATTGCAGAAAAACGAATGTCAGGCAATGCCGTATCCAAACCCAGCTGATATTGCTCAGATGAAAGCGGATACTAACTTACAAGTATTGGAAAAATCTGGCTTAAACATTGGTTATATTACTTTTAATTTGGATAAGAAACCGTTAGATAATCAGAAAGTACGTCAAGCACTCAATTATGCGGTAAATAAACAAGCGATTTTAGAATCAGTGTACCAAGGTACTGGTTCTGTTGCTAAAAATCCGATGCCGCCGACAATTTGGGGCTATAACGATGAGATTCAGGATTATGAATATAATCCTGAAAAAGCGAAGGCGTTATTAAAAGAAGCTGGCTTGGAAAATGGTTTTGAAACGGAATTATGGGCAATGCCGGTTTCTCGCCCGTATAATCCGAATGCACGTCGTATGGCTGAAATGGTTCAAGAGGATTGGAAGCAAATCGGGGTGAATGCCAAAATTGTTAGTTTTGAATGGGGAGAATACCTCAAGCGAATGGAACAAGGCGAACATTCAACCGGTATGATGGGCTGGACTGGCGATAACGGTGATCCGGATAATTTCTTAAATACTTTATTAAGTTGTAATGCGGTCAAACAAGGCTCAAATTATGCACATTTCTGTGATAAATCTTACAATGATTTAGTTACGCAAGCAGCGCAAGAGCCAGATAAGGTAAAGCGAAAAGCACTTTATAAACAGGCTCAAGTAATTTTTAAACAGCAAGCGCCTTGGTTGCCGATTGCACATTCAACAACTTATTTCCCGATGCGTAAAGAAGTAACAGGCTATACGGTTAGTCCTTTCTTATCGCATAACTTCTATCGAGCGGAGTTAGGAAATAATTAA
- the tal gene encoding transaldolase — protein MSQLDALREMTVVVADTGDIEAIKQYQPQDATTNPSLILSASALPQYASLIDDAVAYAKAKSDDKAQQLIDAEDKLAVNIGLEILKIVPGRISTEVDARLSYDTEATIEKARQIMKLYNEAGISNDRILIKIASTWQGIRAAEVLEKEGINCNLTLLFSQAQARACAEAGVYLISPFVGRILDWYKAAEKKEYAPAEDPGVISVTNIYNYYKQYGYQTVVMGASFRNVGEITEIAGCDRLTIAPPLLKELAESNAPLVRKLEYKGEVKTRPAPLTEAEFYWQHNQDPMAVEKLAEGIRKFAVDIEKLEAMLAAKL, from the coding sequence ATGAGTCAATTAGATGCTTTACGTGAAATGACTGTTGTTGTTGCAGATACCGGTGACATTGAAGCAATCAAACAATATCAACCGCAAGATGCAACCACTAACCCATCTTTAATTTTAAGTGCGTCTGCATTACCGCAATACGCATCATTAATTGATGACGCAGTAGCTTATGCTAAAGCAAAAAGTGATGATAAAGCTCAACAGCTTATTGATGCAGAAGATAAGTTAGCAGTTAATATTGGTTTAGAAATTCTTAAAATCGTACCGGGACGTATTTCTACAGAAGTAGATGCTCGCCTTTCTTACGATACGGAAGCAACAATTGAGAAAGCTCGTCAAATTATGAAGCTTTATAACGAAGCGGGCATTAGCAATGATCGTATTCTTATTAAAATCGCTTCAACCTGGCAAGGTATCCGTGCGGCGGAAGTGTTAGAGAAAGAAGGTATCAACTGTAACTTAACCTTATTATTCTCTCAAGCGCAAGCTCGTGCGTGTGCAGAAGCTGGCGTTTACTTAATCTCTCCGTTTGTTGGCCGTATCTTAGACTGGTATAAAGCAGCAGAGAAAAAAGAATATGCACCGGCAGAAGATCCAGGTGTAATTTCTGTTACGAATATCTATAACTACTACAAACAGTACGGTTATCAAACTGTGGTTATGGGCGCAAGTTTCCGTAACGTAGGTGAAATTACCGAAATCGCAGGCTGTGACCGTTTAACTATTGCTCCACCGTTATTAAAAGAACTTGCTGAAAGCAATGCTCCGCTTGTTCGTAAATTAGAATATAAAGGTGAAGTGAAAACTCGTCCGGCACCATTAACAGAAGCGGAATTCTACTGGCAACATAACCAAGACCCAATGGCTGTTGAAAAATTAGCGGAAGGTATCCGTAAATTTGCAGTAGATATTGAGAAATTAGAAGCAATGCTTGCTGCTAAACTTTAA
- the trmL gene encoding tRNA (uridine(34)/cytosine(34)/5-carboxymethylaminomethyluridine(34)-2'-O)-methyltransferase TrmL has product MLDIVLYEPEIPQNSGNIIRLCANCGFRLHMIEPLGFAWDDKKLRRSGLDYHEFVDIQKYKNFEDFLERAKPKRLFALTTKGEPNHSEVSYELGDFLMFGPESRGIPMAILDSLPMSQKIRVPMCKDSRSMNLSNTVAVVVYEAWRQFGYQGSVPRQPI; this is encoded by the coding sequence ATGTTAGATATTGTTTTATATGAACCGGAAATCCCACAAAACAGCGGTAATATTATCCGCTTATGTGCGAATTGCGGTTTTAGATTACATATGATTGAACCGCTAGGTTTTGCGTGGGACGACAAAAAGCTACGCCGTTCCGGCTTGGATTATCATGAGTTTGTCGATATTCAAAAATATAAGAATTTTGAAGATTTTCTAGAACGTGCGAAACCAAAACGTTTATTTGCGCTAACGACTAAAGGCGAACCGAATCATAGTGAAGTGAGTTATGAATTAGGCGACTTCCTCATGTTTGGGCCGGAAAGCCGTGGTATCCCGATGGCGATTTTGGATAGTTTACCGATGTCGCAAAAAATCCGAGTACCAATGTGCAAAGACAGCCGCAGTATGAATTTATCCAATACGGTAGCTGTTGTTGTATATGAAGCATGGCGTCAATTCGGTTATCAAGGTTCTGTACCGAGACAGCCAATTTAG